Proteins encoded together in one Gallus gallus isolate bGalGal1 chromosome 18, bGalGal1.mat.broiler.GRCg7b, whole genome shotgun sequence window:
- the TOB1 gene encoding protein Tob1, translated as MQLEIQVALNFIISYLYNKLPRRRVNIFGEELERLLKKKYEGHWYPEKPYKGSGFRCIHIGEKVDPVIEQASKESGLDIDDVRGNLPQDLSVWIDPFEVSYQIGEKGPVKVLYVDDNENGCELDKEIKNSFNPEAQVFMPISDPASSVSSSPSPPFGHSAAVSPTFMPRSTQPLTFTTATFAATKFGSTKMKNSGRSNKVARTSPTNLGLNVNDLLKQKALSSSMHSLYGLGLGNQQQQQQQQKTSALSPNAKEFIFPNMQGQGSTGSIFPGDSPLNLSPLQYSNAFDMFAAYGGLNEKSFVDGLNFSLNNMQYSNQQFQPVMAN; from the coding sequence ATGCAGCTTGAAATCCAAGTAGCACTCAactttattatttcatatttgtaCAATAAGCTTCCCAGACGACGTGTCAACATTTTTGGTGAAGAGCTTGAAAGACTTCTTAAGAAGAAGTATGAAGGGCACTGGTATCCAGAAAAGCCATACAAAGGATCAGGGTTTAGATGTATACATATAGGGGAGAAAGTGGACCCGGTCATAGAACAAGCATCCAAAGAGAGTGGTTTGGACATTGATGATGTTCGTGGCAACTTGCCTCAGGATCTTAGTGTTTGGATTGACCCATTTGAGGTTTCATACCAAATTGGTGAAAAGGGACCAGTGAAAGTGCTTTATGTGGATGATAATGAAAATGGATGTGAGTTGGATAAGGAAATCAAGAACAGCTTTAACCCAGAGGCCCAGGTGTTCATGCCAATTAGTGACCCAGCATCTTCAGTGTCTagttctccttctcctccctttggtcactctgctgctgtgagcccAACTTTCATGCCCCGCTCCACTCAGCCTTTAACCTTCACCACTGCCACATTTGCTGCCACCAAGTTTGGCTCGACCAAAATGAAGAATAGCGGCCGTAGCAACAAGGTCGCCCGCACTTCTCCCACCAACCTTGGCTTGAATGTCAATGACCTGTTGAAGCAGAAAGCCCTTTCCTCCTCCATGCACTCTCTCTACGGGCTTGGCTTAGgcaatcagcagcagcagcaacaacagcagaagaCTTCTGCCCTTTCTCCTAATGCAAAGGAGTTCATTTTCCCCAACATGCAGGGTCAAGGTAGCACCGGTAGCATATTTCCTGGTGACAGCCCCCTTAACCTCAGTCCTCTCCAGTACAGTAATGCCTTTGATATGTTTGCAGCCTATGGAGGTCTAAATGAAAAGTCTTTTGTGGATGGCTTGAATTTTAGTTTAAACAACATGCAGTATTCTAACCAGCAATTTCAGCCAGTTATGGctaactaa